The Primulina huaijiensis isolate GDHJ02 chromosome 10, ASM1229523v2, whole genome shotgun sequence region AAATCCTCAGATGCAGGTAATATATGGGATTGATTAAGGGTGTTGCCTGGATTTATTGGCGGTACAACTGGTGATCTCAACTCTAAAGATTCAATACTTGAGAAAGGTCTTGGAAGCGGCTGGGTAGCATAAGCAGTAGGACGTCTCAAAGGAATGCCTCTAGCAGCATCAAATCGAACCAAATCATGGTGTCTGGTATTCGATCTTCCAACAGGATTTCTGCCCGAGCTTTCTGGAATTCCTTGAACATTTGAAGGATAAGTAGCAGGGGTTGCTCTACTCATTCCAACCCCTCTTGAATTTAGTTGCTCCGAGCGAGTAGTTAGAGACGAATTCAGAGGTTCAGATGATATGCTTAAACTTCTTGGGCCAGAGTAACAACCATGGATAGAGTTCTGTTTCATGTTCTCCACTGGATGATTCGAGCTCGAACTCCCACCATGACAAAATTGTCCCGAATTACCTTCAACAGTCTTCCTCTTGCAGGATGAACCCCAAGGACCAGTAGATGAACctgatgcattatttatttcgAAAAATGAACTGGAACTTCCAGAAGCAGCTGCTATGCTGGAAGAAGCATAAAAATTCGAAGTTTCCACTGCCTCTGATTGGCCAGACTTATACAGATTATGAGGTAAACTAGCCCCTAGGCTTCCATGGCCATCACTTTCCCTCACAGGTCCATGGCTCGAGGTTGCATCCTGTGAACCAAGAATGGAGCTGTAATTTTGCATTGTAGGAAGCATTCCAGTTACCTGATTGCCGACATAACTAGAATTGCTGAAACCAGATGCTTCAAAAGACAAATTTTCTGTTCTTGCATCAGTCTCGGAACAAGGACCAAACGAGGATGACCATCCAAGCCTCATTTTTGAATGATCGTAATTTCGGTCCTGTGAATTATTTGCACTGGAGCTGGATTCACCTTGGGCCCAACCACTAAAACTCTGACCACGACTGCTAACAGCATTTGTGGAACTAATATTACTGCCACTAGAGGCAACCATGTAACCGAACAGTCGATCTTGAACTGGATTTAGCAGGTTATCCCAAGATGCGGAGTGATCCACAGAGCCGTCATTGGGAATAGATCCCTGATTCAAATCAACCGTTTCAGGGAAAGAATCAAGGGAACTTCTTTCCCCCTGCATATCTCTTATTATATCTCAGAATTCTATAGAGCCGAGAACTGCTACAAAATATTGCCGAAAAGTTTGCACAGATCTTCAGAGGAAGAAGAAAGATAATGAAGGCACTCTGATGCAAGACACAACAGTAAAGGGGATGGGATTAAAAAAAAGCAAATAAAAGATCAAATATTCAGACGTGTCTCTATcatattgaaaaaagaaaaaaagcagGCATCAGAAAATCTGCCATTTTAATCATTCTTTATTCTCAACACATACGCAACACAGCACTAAAAACATTAACATATAGAACAAGTCTTGCATAAGAAAAGGTACACTGAAAGTTAATTTACTTCAGAATCAGAAATTGTTGCAAGGAATGCAACTCCATCGGTTGTTTGTCCACTTGAAGCAAGCCAAACAATGTGGTATTATACTCCAGTAACTaagaattttgatttttgataaACAATACTTAAAAAACTGGCAAAGATACTAAATGGCTATTCGTATTCGACTCAAACACACAATTAGTTTGAAATTGACTACCCAAAGAAACAAACAAgatcaaataaaaaaagaagctttaaaattgtcaaataaACAATCGGAAGCAGAAGCCGAAGTTGTGAATATTGAGGAGCTATGGTCAAAAATAGCAAATAAATTAAGATAAACCACAAactcttttattttattaaacgaCAAAGGGAGATCATCAGCCGATTCAAAAGTTCAAGTACGTATTTCGGTCCGAgaagcaagaaaaaaaaatgacgCCCGGTACAATAAATAGCAAAACATAGACAACGAAAAGATTGCAACTTTGTGAACATCGCCAAGTTAGAAACTTTGACCAATCATTTTACATCAAAAACTGAATGACCCACTAGTAGAAACTTTGAATCCATCAAAGATCAAAAACTAAATTTCAACAATAAATATTGCCCATCCAACAATCAAGAACACAAATTTCGAATTTGTACGCTACTGGACAACAAACTAAATCGTACAATCGCAGACCCTACATCGAAGATCCCTTTTCCAAAGATTTTCGATCTCAATCAAAAAAATTCGATTAAAAAACCACGCAATTTCAACAGACAACGCATAAAAAACCGAAAACTCAAGAGAATAAACAAATTGTCGAATGGGTCAAGAAAAAAACCGGCGGAGAGCGGATGATCGGAGGAACTGGAGCAGGACAAACGCCTTcccttttttattttcttcacgATGGAGTTTCTGATAAAAGGGCAGTTGGTGGAGAGTGAGAAGCGTTTCAAGAAATCTCAACTATTTTAATCGGTATTTTGTTacagtaaaaaagaaaaatactcCCAGAATTTAATCACTTTTTTTAGGTGTTTAATGGTGAGAAGACGATTACTTTCACTTGCAAGAGAGATTAAAGGGATAACACAGCCACGAGAAGACAAGCTAAAGTGGTCGCCTCGCCATGTGTGTGAAAGAGGCGAGAGAATAAGCGGCGGAGCTAATGGTGAGGCTTTATTGtatgaaatattatattattattatttaatttaatgttgtTGTTTTAGTGGTAATCTACTATTAGTTTAATGGATTAAGGGCaattgactttttttaaaatcgCGTTTTCTAAGTCCGAGACATAATTAGTACATTACTCAAATTATAAGTATATTATTTGATGATTAATCGACTATGACTTGTAACtcaatagaaataaaatattcatttgagAAATAATAATTGTAAATGTTAAGAAAAGGATCCAAAAACAATATTTGGCttgtatcatattttaattttttattagcattttttatgtaacttttgataaataaaaaaaacaaaatgtgagtttaattttcaaaatttatgaaTTATTGCAATATTGGCATGAGATTGCTTGAAAAAcaatagagtaggtctcttgtgagacggtctcatgaatctttatctgtgagacgagtcaaccctactgatattcacaataaaaagtaatactcttagcataaaaattaatactttttcatggatgacccaaataagatatctgtctcacaaaatacggcCCGTAAGGCCgactcacataagtttttgtcaaaataataattatctttGCTAAAGATTGATTAAAGAATGATTTTGCAGTTTGAAAGGTGTTGAACAATTGATTGGTTGGACATATGCAATTTACATCCTTAAACCATGTTTGTAcataatagtaaaaaaaaaattgattaaacaaaatttgtttatcctcggCACCTTACAAGGGAAAGACGAgtatgatttaaattattatttgattacaccataaatatttaagtataataaattatttatattttatatttgactcCACACTCCACGAATTCAATTTTTAGAAAGAAATCATTGTATAAAAAAGTTGAATTCAAccgtttgtttgtttgtttgttgagTATATGTATTCTGAGACGATTTCACATGTCTTTATTTATGAAACTAGTTAAATATcgtcatatttacaataaaaaataacacttttgacataaagaataaaaatattttcacgggtgacccaaatagaatatttgtcTTACAATATTGGCATGTGAGAACGTCTCACGTGAATTTTTGTGTTGTTTGAAAGCTTGATGTTCTATGTTTTACTTAGGCCAAGAAATTATAAGGTACGGATCGTGTTTTATATTTATCTACATTTCGCGTATCTGGTTCGCCTATGTACTTAGATTTGTTAgggaattttatttttgactaGGAAACAAagcaaattttataaaaaccgAAATGTTTTTATGGAGTTTGATCGATATGATTAGAAATAAATAGGGTTGGTTGAACTCTAAATTGTTGGAACTTATAGTTCGATGTTCACTCTAACTTGTTAGGTATTAATCAAGTTAAGCATTTAATTTTTTGACAACTTGTTCTTGTAGTTGGGTGggtaaatatattataataaaaagatAATAGTATTGGCGGAATCtgtcattttaattttagtttgaaAATTGGAAGagataaattaaatatcaatatacgattttattaaaatattaataaaaacaaagcaaaatcaataatttacttaaaaaaataaatagatggacTAAGAATACGGATTCATGTCAAATTTTAGAATGTCCAAGCCCAACAaatgattggttgggtattaCAAGTACTGGGATGGGCTATATCCATTCACATAGGCCCATAAGTTGAGTTAGGGCTTAGTGCTGTCAATGCTCCAGTAGTGGGCCATTTGGCATACCGGCCCAGAATCTGTATATCGATTTATATTCAATGCTGAAACGTCGTTAGTCAAAATCTGGATCTTTTTCCAAGGGAGAAAAAAGGTCAAGATAGTGGAGCGAATCCAGTCGAAAACGGGTAGGTAAAGTCCGAGGAAATGGACCcgttatggttttttttttttgacaaaaaagaaaagtaatattttaaattatattcagaAAACATTAGTTTCGTTCTTCTATAACATTTCAAATCGGAATTATTTTTATTGCCTAACCGATGATCTATACGATACTATACTTAATCTTGTGTATCTATACTACacgttatttatttaatattttacacGCACGACGTGTTTGCTTGAGTGCCGGTTAGAATTATAACCCGTATGTCAATCTTGTGatgatttatttgtattaattttgtgaaaaaaaaggAGGAGGATTGAGTTGAGGTTGTTGAGAATGGAACGACTGTCGCCCTTAGGACCCAACGAAGTTGGTGATGAAAACAACTTTTTTCTTATGTTAACCAACCTTACCTAGAAAACTAATAGAAATTGCATGCATCCGGTTCATTGAtcctaatttaaaaaatatatataaataattaaatattggaAGCAGAAAGCACCGAGTTATGGGTGGGTGGGATTCTGTTGGGATTTTGTCCATCAAAATATTATGAaagttgatttaatttattttccccaaaattataaaaaaaaaattgacaaaaacttgtgtgggacggtttcacggatcgtattttgtgagacggatctcttatttgggtcatccataaaaatgtatt contains the following coding sequences:
- the LOC140986021 gene encoding E3 ubiquitin-protein ligase MBR2-like isoform X2; this translates as MQGERSSLDSFPETVDLNQGSIPNDGSVDHSASWDNLLNPVQDRLFGYMVASSGSNISSTNAVSSRGQSFSGWAQGESSSSANNSQDRNYDHSKMRLGWSSSFGPCSETDARTENLSFEASGFSNSSYVGNQVTGMLPTMQNYSSILGSQDATSSHGPVRESDGHGSLGASLPHNLYKSGQSEAVETSNFYASSSIAAASGSSSSFFEINNASGSSTGPWGSSCKRKTVEGNSGQFCHGGSSSSNHPVENMKQNSIHGCYSGPRSLSISSEPLNSSLTTRSEQLNSRGVGMSRATPATYPSNVQGIPESSGRNPVGRSNTRHHDLVRFDAARGIPLRRPTAYATQPLPRPFSSIESLELRSPVVPPINPGNTLNQSHILPASEDLGTHPYPWNRSLSTRGGSFSRSSVPSGERGPTVHDDVNARSSLRNNPDFPMLVSVPETRNVPQDQIDWSFAPGTSTSSRNPSFASQIGAGSGARASPVILLPHQMQRSQAHQRFSEFYPWNPTQRIESDSGVRRSPFVPFPSASFSADEAPSTSLGQHQSDQRPPAFSIDMTSDDASGWHALAAVEGRHRLIRQVLNAMRRGVHLQPEDYMLIDPFINGFVEMHDRHRDMRLDVDNMSYEELLALEERIGNVNTGLSEEKVLASMKQRKYRVFGVALNLEPCCVCQEEYIDGDNIGISDCGHEFHVNCIKQWLTLKNICPICKTTALEI
- the LOC140986021 gene encoding E3 ubiquitin-protein ligase MBR2-like isoform X1, giving the protein MQGERSSLDSFPETVDLNQGSIPNDGSVDHSASWDNLLNPVQDRLFGYMVASSGSNISSTNAVSSRGQSFSGWAQGESSSSANNSQDRNYDHSKMRLGWSSSFGPCSETDARTENLSFEASGFSNSSYVGNQVTGMLPTMQNYSSILGSQDATSSHGPVRESDGHGSLGASLPHNLYKSGQSEAVETSNFYASSSIAAASGSSSSFFEINNASGSSTGPWGSSCKRKTVEGNSGQFCHGGSSSSNHPVENMKQNSIHGCYSGPRSLSISSEPLNSSLTTRSEQLNSRGVGMSRATPATYPSNVQGIPESSGRNPVGRSNTRHHDLVRFDAARGIPLRRPTAYATQPLPRPFSSIESLELRSPVVPPINPGNTLNQSHILPASEDLGTHPYPWNRSLSTRGGSFSRSSVPSGERGPTVHDDVNARSSLRNNPDFPMLVSVPETRNVPQDQIDWSFAPGTSTSSRNPSFASQIGAGSGARASPVILLPHQMQRSQAHQRFSEFYPWNPTQRIESDSGVRRSPFVPFPSASFSADEAPSTSLGQHQSDQRPPAFSIDMTSDDASGWHALAAVEGRHRLQIRQVLNAMRRGVHLQPEDYMLIDPFINGFVEMHDRHRDMRLDVDNMSYEELLALEERIGNVNTGLSEEKVLASMKQRKYRVFGVALNLEPCCVCQEEYIDGDNIGISDCGHEFHVNCIKQWLTLKNICPICKTTALEI